The bacterium genomic interval GGGTTCGAATCCCTGACTCTCCGCACTCCTGATATTACTTCTAATCAGGGAATCATTCTCTTTCTCCTCTGTAAATAACTGTATTGCAGCTCGACCGGCGACTAAAGTCGCGGCTGTTAATGGCTAAGTCCGCCTACGCGGTCTCTTTCTCTTAAGATTGCTACGGGTACGAGCCATCCCTTATGCCTCTACCCTCCCCCTGGTACTTCACATGAGCTAAAGGTGAAAGAATAGAGGGCGAAACTGTCGGAGGGGGACGAGAGATGTAAATCGTGATCCCCATATTTGTTGTTTATTACTAGGTTATACATGCGTGGAGCAGTAACTTGAATATAGCTTCTTCCCTGCTCGTCATACAACACGTCCTCACCCTTATCTTCCTTACCAATCGGCTTGCCGTCTTGCGTTAGGTAAACGCGGAAAGTTGCACCCTTCTCAGACTTGATCACCGCATTTACCTCTTTAGCGCGATACTTTAGGGCGATATAATCTTCCGGTTCAACAGTTTGACGAGAGTGGAGGATATTTTCTGAGCGAGCAAAATATTGACCGCTAGCATAAAGAACTCCTTCACGATGATTTCCAGAATCAACATAATTCGCTGACTGATCAGCCTTCAATCCGCCCGAATTACCCAACTCTCCCCGCGAATAGCCTGCATAGATTTCATGAGTAGTCGGATAACAGACCGCGCCAGGCTTATCCGATCCTCGTACTGTTCCCATCAATGGCGGAGCAA includes:
- a CDS encoding redoxin domain-containing protein codes for the protein MKVFIVVVVLFLFIALLMGIKITPEGGKGMFRASTHAPELIGGEADWINSPPLNIKNLRGKVVLVDFWDYTCVNCIRTLPYVNEWHKRYAKDGLVIIGVHTPEFEFAKNRANVLEAVKHLGVAYPVLVDSLYKNWDAYANHYWPAKYLIDKDGLIVYEHFGEGNYGDTEARIQQLLKKANPHFVAPPLMGTVRGSDKPGAVCYPTTHEIYAGYSRGELGNSGGLKADQSANYVDSGNHREGVLYASGQYFARSENILHSRQTVEPEDYIALKYRAKEVNAVIKSEKGATFRVYLTQDGKPIGKEDKGEDVLYDEQGRSYIQVTAPRMYNLVINNKYGDHDLHLSSPSDSFALYSFTFSSCEVPGGG